The following proteins are encoded in a genomic region of Tissierellales bacterium:
- a CDS encoding class I tRNA ligase family protein encodes MGKFKELSKSPVNKREQSISKYWNEIDLLKQSIETRDDNNPFIFYEGPPTANGKPGIHHVMARTLKDAVCRYKTMQGHQVIRKGGWDTHGLPVEIEVEKELNLKDKHDIEEYGIEK; translated from the coding sequence GTGGGAAAATTCAAAGAACTATCCAAATCTCCTGTTAATAAGAGGGAACAATCTATATCAAAATATTGGAATGAAATTGACCTATTGAAACAAAGTATTGAAACCAGAGACGATAATAATCCTTTTATATTCTATGAAGGACCTCCTACGGCTAATGGTAAACCAGGGATTCATCACGTAATGGCTAGAACCTTAAAAGATGCCGTTTGTAGATATAAAACTATGCAAGGGCACCAAGTAATAAGAAAAGGTGGGTGGGATACCCATGGTCTGCCTGTAGAAATAGAGGTGGAAAAAGAATTAAATTTAAAAGATAAACATGATATTGAGGAGTATGGGATAGAAAAGTT